The Mauremys reevesii isolate NIE-2019 linkage group 1, ASM1616193v1, whole genome shotgun sequence genome segment gtgtttccaatgtgcattactttgcatttatcaacagtgaatttcatctgccattttgttgtccagtcacaaAGTTctctgagatccctttgtaactctttgcagtctgctttggacttaagtaTACTGAATAATTTTGTCTCGTCTGAAATTTGGCCACCTCACTCCTtaccatttttccagatcatttatgactatgttgaacagcactggtcgcagtatagacccctgggggacaccactaattacctctctacattctgaaaactCCCCATTCATTCCTACCCTCTGGTCTCTATAttgtaaccagttactgatccatgagagaaccttccttcttatcccatggcagcttaatttttttaagagcctttggtgagggaccttgtcaaaggctttctgaaagttcaagtacactatATACTCTGAATCACCCTTGCTCACATTTTTGCTGACctactcaaagaattctaatagattggtgaggcaggatttccctttgcaaaagcaATATTGACCCTTccacaacaaatcatgttcatgtATGTgactgataattctgttctttactatagtttcaaccaatatACCCGGTACTGAAGTTAGTATTAGTGGCCTGGAATTACTGGGATCACCTCTGGGCCTTTTTTTTTCAGAAAcgagcatcacattagctattagccagtcatctggtacagaggctgatttaagtgatagattaGATACCACAGTTCGTAGTTCTGCAATTTGatgtttgagttccttcagaactcttgggtgaaaatcatctggtcctggtgacttttactgtttaatttattagttTATTTTAAACCTCTGTGATGGGGTATAACCCTGGGAATGCAGTCTGGGAGCTGGTGGAACCGCTGAGCCTCCTAGCAATTCAGCTGGACTGACCTCTTCCAGACTGCTCTGCTGGTGACACAGCCAGCATCTCCAGCCCCTGTTATCACCCAGCAGGACAGCAGGTGGTGCTGCACACCGAACTGAGCTACCTGATTGCTTTACcaaagccactcaaagacagataggaGACAAcaaatttcccagctccccagccttgcacccttgCTGCAGTATAAACCCAGatttataccatcttgcactgcacaggtaTCTGTGCATTGCAAACTCATTAATATAGGTCACTTTCCCCTCGATTTGGGATAGATATGCAACAGCTTTTTTTTTGTACCGAGCTGAGGTTTTCCCAGACACTTCTCTCAAAACACACTGGTGatgataaaacataaaacaagtttattaactacaaaaaggtagattttaagagattataagtgatagcaaacagatcaaagcagattacctagcaaataaacaaaactgcaaactaaggctaacatactagatagataggatttgaattagtaatttctcaccctgactgatgatacaagcagtccacgaAGTTTTCATGCACAGGTTAGAAATCCCTATAGCCTGGGAACCCAACTTCCCTCAGTTCAgttttgttcctcaggtgtttccaggagttcccttgtgtggggagtgaggccaaTAGATGATGTCACTACCCACCTTATATATTTGttccatatggtgggaaccctttgtttcaagcCAAGTTCCCAGCCCAATttatggaaaaatacaggtaccaaaatggagttcagtgtcatcTTCTCTGGTCCcatgcccttgcatgccctgctgagtcatagcaaCCATTACTCAGAGACTGACTGAAACGTTCACAGGAAGCTCTTCTGTGGTCCATTGTCTTTTTTAATGAGCTGTCATCACTGTCTagctttttcattgttgtacctgaaagtcTAGTTGGGGATGTTACCCAGAGTATGCACATTTGAAAtgcagatacatagtcaatattcataactatAAATACAAAAGGATACATGAGCACAAATAGGATAACCATATTCCGCACAGcctaacttttccaatgacacttcACAAGACATATCTTGTACcagatgcatcataattatgtcagaATCATATCACCATGATGAATATGGTGTGCAGCATCacaacctcctctactgacaccacAATGTGGGACAGTCCCTTacatctgtcacctaaaaagaatggctcaggcgtgcgaatctccctcacatcctctgcaatgaAGGCCAATGCGAAGAATTCATTTAGCCTCACTGCAACAGTctcatcttccttgagtgctcctttagcacctcagtcATCCAATGGCCCCACTGACTGATAGGCAGACTTACTGATTCTGACGtaccttaaaaaaaattgctgttaatttttgtgtcttttgctagttgctcttcagatCTCTTAAACTAGGTACCCATTATCACCAAGCCCAATTCAAAAATTATGATTCACACCCTCAAAttcatgagattggtttaaataaatgattttgaGGGTTAGATAGTGGCCATTTCTGGTCACACAGTCCATCAGTGACAGAGACACTCTTTCCCTCTGCACTGGGCTACAGAGCTCCCAGTTGTAAGGAACCACATGACAGCCGGACATAACAGTGATTGGCTCACAGAGTCACTGAGTACCTGAAACGCAGCTCAGAGGGTTTCTCCTCAAGTTCAGGCATGAGACATGCACACGCCGGGTAAGGAAGGCCATGTACAAACTTAATAGAAAGAGGCATAAGCcaagcccagctctgaatgccTCCTGCTAGTTGTCTATtggaaaccccccccccaaaaaaaaaaaccctcccccagATCCAGCAACCCCAAAACTTGGTGATGATGGGAATTTGGATGCAGTTCTTCTGAGTCCCGGGATAGCATTATAACCGCATTTTAACTGCTGAATCATCCTTCCTCTCGAGGGGTAGTAGCTGGGGAGGCAACAACTGAACATGCTGAGATTACCAGAAACTCCAGGAATTAAACTTCTGTGACATCTCAGAATAGAAACTTGAGAACAGTTCCTTTTCCAGATGATAACACTGAGTCATGCTTTCTCCTGAATCTACTTAGGGACAAATCCATTGGCCAGGGCATGGAGCAGGGTCATAGTGGGCAAGAAACTccatatgagctcccagtgtgacgcaAAATGGGCTAATGTGACCCATAGGgacataggcctggaagggaacTCCTGAGTCAATGAGTCCACGCCCCTGCTATGGCAGGTGACCTGAGCATCTTGTCCGGTGAATAAACCtctcaagctccatcttaaaactagttgAGTTGTTGCCCCCCCGCCGCTGCTCCTGTTGgggggctgttccagaacctttCTATGCAGAAACCTCCTTCTCCTTTCCAGCCTCAGTTTACTGCTGACCAGTTTCTCCCCATTTGTCCTTGTCCCAGCGCTGTCCTTTACCTTCAGTAGCTCTTCTTCTCCCAGGTGTTTACacccctgatgtatttatagagaaagCCAATCCCAGCTCAGCCTGCCTTGTGTTAGGCTAAACTGACAAACTCTTTCAGTCTACGTGAAGCTGGACCCTCCATTGCCCTGAccatcctagcagcccttctccttcccctcttccAGCCTGAATTCTTCTCTCTGGAATCGGAATGACCAGAATTTTGCACTTTGCCAGaggaggtcttaccagtgccttgtacagtGATATTAACGCTTCCCTATCTCTCCTGACACATTCTGGGATCTCATTTGCCTTGTTCACAGCCAAATCACATCGTGGCTCACAGTCATCCTGGGACTGACTAATACActaaggtctttctcctcctctgttgtttCCAACATACCCTTGGCTGTACAAAGAGGGATGTGCTGACTAGAACTAGGGAGGTGATCTCACTTCTGTGTATGACATTGGTGAGACCaatgctggaatactgtgtccaggtctggtgccTAAATTGAAAAATTGGAGtgagtgcagaaaagagccacaaaaatgactgaagggctggagaaaatgcctgccAGGGAGATCCTTCAAGGGCTGAGCCTGCTTAGCTTGCCAAAAGGAAGACTGAGAGCTGACTTGATGAAAGTGGACAAGCACCTTCACATGGACAAAATATCAGCTACTAacaggctctttaatctagcaggtAAAGGTATAATGAGAAccattggctggaaactgaaggcaGACAAATTACATTTGGAAatgaggcacacatttttaaaagtgagggtGCTTAACCGgtggaacaaactcccaagggatgtggtggattctcctgcTATCTTCAAACCAACACTGGATGCCTtcctggaagatatgctttagatGAACACAAGTAATGTGTTAGTCACACACAAGTCATTGGCCTCAATatggggtaactgggtgaaattctgcaaCCTGTGTGAcacaagagatcagactagatcagtgattctcaaaacATTTTTGACCACAcctcccttctttgtgtctgtaagagtttacaccccctccctccaccacacAAATACATATACTGATATATACAGGGAAGAGGCTTCATTAAATCAGTTTCGGCATCCTTGTTTTTCACTTGAATTTTTTATTTGTTGTTGTACAAATTAGCCAACGATCCATTGGAATGAGAGTAAGAGCAGAACTGAGTGTGGACTCTGCTTACAATGAAATGTGCACACCGTGCCATAGCGAGCGGATACACGTACAGCTGGCAATGAGTTTGTATCATCCTGCGCAAGCTTAACATAAATCCTTCAAAATGCACAGCGCCACCTAGAGACAAACACACAGCGCCGTCTGAGGATCGGATCTCTCTGGAGGAATCAGTTTGgctagttattcattgctgtgggtaaaatgtgcaCAGGAAGGCTTTTTTCCCCTAAAGCTTTTCACGCCCCTCTTCCCCGAATacattctgcacctgctgggaggggagagtggtGCGGGGGTGCatcccagtttgagaatctctggactaaatgatctaatggctccttctggccttaattcTATGACTCTGTGAATCGTTGTCTTGAGTGGAATGTTAGCTTGGATGCAACTTGAACAAGTTGCTCCTCTGAACGCTGATAGGCACTCAACAAGGATAGACGCTGGCCAGCAAGAATTGGAACTGGCACAGTAAAACCAGGATATATGGCCCCTATACCTTCTAAACGAGGACCTCTCCTGTCTTGGGGGCGCGGGGGGAAGTCTCAGAATTGTCCCACTCTTCCAGTTGGGAACAACACCCCGTCTATGCTAAACGCTTATCACCATGCTGGTCGGGCTGGACACTTCAGTCTCTTCCCTTCGGGTGCTTGTGACCAGAGCTATAGAGTCACCCCCAGCCTCCTTTAAACTAGTAGGTTTATTAGCAAACAGCACAAAGCACTAGAGAAaggagctagtgaacaggagcagcTAACAAGGGAGTTTTGCGAGgcagttctccaggtgaaggaggaacGATTACGTGACCCTTGGGGTAAGTTTGTTGTCTGTGTGCTTGTGTTTGCGATGTGCTTGCTGCTTGATTGTAGAGCAGTCCCATCCTCAGTCTGACATCCTCTGTGCTGTTGAAGAGGAGGAAAgtttcagggaaggagaacatcgagctggagcagagggaaacgatcccatagttgggactctccttccagatgatgttgtggtaacctcttgcactgaggatacctctctggTGGAGGGAACTCCgattattaggaagagacaggtattaaCAATGAgcgattcaatcattagaaacgtacataactgggtttgtgatgaccaggagaaccgcatggtgacttgGCTGCCTgttgcgaaggttgcggatctctctaGGCACCTAGATAGTCTTACGtgtggtgctggggaggagcctgtggTTGTAGTACATGAGAGAAATGTCCTGGATGACAAATTTAgtctgctaggtaagagattgaagtccaggacctccagggtagcattctctgaaatgctccaTGCATGGGGCctgttagacaggcagaactgcagggtctcaatgtgtggatgagaccatgttgtagggaggagggggttagggtttttttttttaaggaactgGGGAAACGTTTCCCAACAAGCTGAAGGGGAGGCCAAGGGATGACACTTATATATTAAGCAAAGTGTCTCCCTGTGACTCTAGTCCCTAACAATATATCAGCACACCAGCAGTTTCCCAGGTTTGTACTTAACCCTTACATATCCCAACACAAACTCCTTCACTTTATTAAGAGCATAAGCAGGAATTCTGATGTCAAAGCAGCAACCCATGCAGGTTTTTATGGGTCAACATCCtactggctccctggctctccacgAACACAGTCACTTTgtaaatgctgctgcctgccttggtctccttcccccagtgccctgccgtccctcaccagcccccctcccattGCTCCAGGCCTTAGAACCAGTTGGAACCTCTCTGTACACAGTGCAGATCAGTAGCTCATGTCGTCTCGGATGTAAGGGTCCAGGATGGAACAAGGGTCCCTTGCTGTGGCCCATGTTTTTCATCTCTCATGTCACTATCGCTGGAGCCAGGTGATGAACTGACCCTTCACTTGAAGAACACCCTGATTATACTCACACGAAGGTGTTTGCATTTCACGCTGTAAACTATTGGGTTCATCAGGGGAGGAACCAGCAGGGAGATGTAGCCCAGGAgaatctgaagcaagggagaagAGCCCTTGCTGAATCTGTATAGCAGAGACACGCCGATCTCTGGTGTGTAGAAGAGCAGGacagcacagaggtgggagatgcaggtgttcagggccctgAGGCACTCGGCGTGGGACgtgatgctcagcactgttttgagAATCATCACATAAGAGAAGAAGATAAGCAGTGAGTCCAACCCCATCGTTAAGAGTTTAACTGACAAGCCATAGTTGCTGTTGACTGTGATATCCGAACAAGCCATCTTCATGACGTCGTGGTTCAGGCAGtgggaatgggagaggacattagATCGACAGTATTGGAACCGTTTCAGGAGAAGAGGGAGTGGGACTActacagctacccctctgagcACACACACCAGTCCTATCTTGGCTATTCTCGACAGGGTTAAGATGGAAGTATATTTCAGCGGGTCATGAATTGCGatgaagcggtcaaaggccatcaacaagagcacagaggATTCAGTACATTGAAGAaagtggatgaagaacagctgggtgAAACAAGCATCGAGGCTGATCTCCCTAGAGTTAAACAAGTATATGCCCAGTATCGTCGGCATGGTGGATATCgataagccaaggtctgtgactgccaacatggaaaggaaaatgtacatgggctcatggagccTTGaatctctttttataatgaacagaatgactgaatttcctactattgaAATGATAAACATTAAGCAGAAGGGAATAGAGATCCAGAGATGGACGtgttcctgcccaggtatcccggtGAGAAGGAACATAGCAAAGCTGAATTTGGTGTCATTAACAGCTGACATAATGTACTGGGCAGGTGCGAGGAGTATTGAtctttccttcctgaaaggaaaaagaaaaggaaactagaTGTTATTTAACTAGACATCTTTCTGCTCTAAGTGCAAGTTTAGAGACTTCCAGGAGCTCAAGGAAGATCAGCAAAAACATAGTCTTGGATTTACATCATCGATAGGAAGACAGGCACTGCCAGAATGAATCAGACCTTCAGTCCATCTAGCGCACTAtccagtggccaataccagatgttTCAAAGATGTAAGAAGCCCTGCAATAGACCGCCATGAGATAATCTACACCCAGGGAAAATTTCCCTGACACCCagtaattatatatattttgtggtgtaaatcaggaaggtTTAGAGCCcttccaagagtttttaaaacaatcctcACTAATGTAAATGGATTTTCTGGTTACTCACATAAAcatccagtccctctttgaattCTGCTAAACTCCTGGCCCGCTTCTGACTGGGAGTTCCTCATTGTACCATGACATGTGTAAACACATGGAAAGTGCATGGTGAAAACAGTCATTGTACTTATCTGTCCTGTATTGAAGCCATTTATAAACATGTTTCATTGCCTCATtatgtacatttttattttctccatTCCTGAGAGTACAAATTATGCCActgcctctttgcagcacatgggatAAATTCTTAGGGACGGGTTCTTAATTCAGTAACAGTGACTTCAAATGTATCACTCCAGATTTACCTGTTTAATTTTGATCAGAACCAGGCTCCATTAACTTTCCCCTAAGAAATGCTCCTGGCGATACATTCTGACCCCCAAGAATCCCTCCAAGAGAAGGGGAAGTGCTTTGGCTGGCCAGTGTTGACTAAATACAGAGAGTTTGATCATCCTACAGGCCATGCAATGGTCCGTAGATATCTGAATATACAAACACTATGTTTGCATTAATATCCGTTTGAGTGTGCAAGTTACTTCAGCCATTCACGTGTAAGAGGTAATGGGCATAAATTATATACAAGCACTATAACActcccctttcctgcacctccATTTCACTTTTTTCTGAAAGAAAGACCAGCGGTTCTGTTCTCTCAGgactttttggaaagtcttgcACAGGTATTGCAGAGGGATTGTATTCATGACCCTGGGTGTAAGTGTTAGAAACAGCTACTGGTTAGTTACCAGCAGACAGTATCATACAACTGTTCACTGAAAAAAGAGTTAATAGCACAAAcctattgcaaacagtatgtgAAGTACTTCTGAAATACTTTCTGAAGCAAAAGCCATTAAGCAGTAAAGttaccactgctccttcctgtagaGATTCCAACaactctgctgctggctttcGATATACAGGCATGTCATAGATATTTggtttgtaatatttgtattacaatgaaaagttttggcatAACATTTGCACATCTGTACTTTAGTACACACGTCAACCCATTCTTCCCCCTCTGATCTGctttcagagatgatttctcaggTTACAGTGGGACTTACAATACAGCATCTGTCATCTGCATTTCTTCAGAACCTGAAAAGATCCCAGCATCTCACACCTCATTCAGTCGCTTGTCAGCAAACAAAAGTCTACTagctcctctgtccctgggttAATAGCTGACTGGTTCTCCTCAGGTTCTATTCCATCAGTCTGCATCCTGTACCTGCAGTGGTAGCAGGCATTGCTACTAGTATAGGAAATATTAATTCCCTGAATTCTTACTCTCTAGTACATAGTAACCCCAGCTCCTGTTATTCAGTCATGATGAGGATTTGCAGGAAGTGGATTTCAAAGTCAAATACATGAGTATTCATGGAAATGAAACTTCATTTCACATATGAAAGTAGTCTattgctttctctctctcgcCCTCTCTCTGACTGCCTATGTCCTGTATTCATCACATCCGCAGCACCCAGGAATACAACTGGGATAGACATGCAGCTGAGCTGCCATAATGTATGTGTATGTTAAACCCAATTCGGGGGATGTTTGCTGTATAGATATATTTGGTTAACTATTGGGATGTTTATGTTATGGCTGTATTGGGTTAAACCAGTGTGTCTCTTCTTAGTTTCATAGCAGGCTGctggaaaacaagcaggaagggaagcaacaACTCAGGAAAAGCCAGCTCTCAGTAAGCACTTCAGGGAAGTTGAGAGACAACACTGGAGATGCAATTTGGGAAGAGCCTATTTCTGGGCTCCAGGCACATTACATAGCTTGTTTTACCAGCACTGGAAGTCTGCCCAGCTTCGCAGCTGTGGCTGTGAAGCTCTTCAGAGTGACAGGCACACACCACCCTGCTTGAGTCTCTGTCAGAGTGGAAGGGTTTGGAGGTCAATGATGTGTACAGGCTGCTGTTTGAAAACCATCATATTCTCCCATGTTACGGGTTATTCCTACTGTTCAGATACAACAATACTTTGGTGCAAGAAGGCTGGCTGGTCACTCGTCTCTCCACTACTCCCAGATTCCTAGAGGGAAGAACCACAGGTGCTGAACCCACTCGGACCTGCAGGGCAAGCACAGTCCCCCCGCAGTGTGCtgtagcccagggcccagtctgaGGGTGAGAGGATCACAGGATTCTGCCCCATGAGAAGGAAGGTTATGAGGCCTGACCTCTGGCACTCGGAGACCAGAGACGGGGTAGAGATGCCTGTAGCCCTGTAACTCTAAGGAATATCTACAGGACAGAGATTCTAGAGCCCTCAGCCAGTCGGGAAACAGAAATATGCTCTATAGAACCTGTTACACCAGACCAACGCAGCTCTGAATTCCTGTCTTCACAATAGAACCAGAGAATAAAATCTTTGAAACtgcatttgctgattaaatttccagGAGTAAATAAACCTGAGGCGATTTGCAAACTAATCTCCTCTCATTCAGCCCCTGGCAGGATTGGACCCAGAGCACACGGCTCCTCTAGAAATGGAACCCACTGAGAAATCTACCCAAGGCATTGGAGTTTTAACACTCTGAGATCATTCTGAATCTCTGTGTAGCTTAAATAACCAAGTGTGCAGCATAGGTATATATAGGGGTGGGGTTCCCAAGCTACCTATCTGCCTGCCCTCCCGTCCCACCACTGAGTGACCCTGAGAGCCCAGCTGAGTCCTCTGCTACAGAACAGAGCATCGGCACATGTAAACAACTTGCAGCCTTTCCCCTtcactttgcattttaaaaagagtGAAACCTGCCAACGTACACAATTCCTGCTAGAAGTGGAGCCGCTGACACCAGAGGTCTTCACCCTAAAGGACAAGGAGTCATCAgagaggttgcacaggcaacagGCAGTGTCTGTTCAGATAGGGGAGGCAAGTGCCTTTATGAAGCATGTTTGCACATTTCCTTGGAGGCCACTTTGCCGTCAGTGAACCTCAGTTGCTTGGCTCACTGTGCACGAGCTTTAACCCCCGTGAGAGCCAATGGCAAACAGCAGGAAGCCAAATCACAGGGGATGCCTGGTGATGGTTCCCAACGGGACTGCagcgccagccctgctgcaggctctattcCTGTAATCTGGGCTTGTCATCATTTTTCCTATGGTTCTGATTAGTCACATGGCTACCTCAGGGGCAGCCTGCTGTCACAACTGTGATCTtgctgaaataataataataattaataatgcagGACTATTTTCTCCCAGCAGCCCCTTTTCCTGCATTACAAACCCAGGTGCAGGCCAGGGAAGGGAGAT includes the following:
- the LOC120399638 gene encoding olfactory receptor 51G2-like — encoded protein: MSAVNDTKFSFAMFLLTGIPGQEHVHLWISIPFCLMFIISIVGNSVILFIIKRDSRLHEPMYIFLSMLAVTDLGLSISTMPTILGIYLFNSREISLDACFTQLFFIHFLQCTESSVLLLMAFDRFIAIHDPLKYTSILTLSRIAKIGLVCVLRGVAVVVPLPLLLKRFQYCRSNVLSHSHCLNHDVMKMACSDITVNSNYGLSVKLLTMGLDSLLIFFSYVMILKTVLSITSHAECLRALNTCISHLCAVLLFYTPEIGVSLLYRFSKGSSPLLQILLGYISLLVPPLMNPIVYSVKCKHLRVSIIRVFFK